The Thiobacillus sp. genome contains the following window.
CGACCACGACTTCGTCAAGAAGCACACCCAGTTCGCCACCGGCCCCTACGACATCGGCTACGGTTTCCGTCCCAAGAATGTGGAGAAATTCGCCTCCGCCGCCGAGATGGAGATCTACAAGAACGAGAAGGTTCGCGTCCTGGACAAGCACGAAGCCATCGGCCAGCGCAAGAAGGAAGGCGAGGCCGTGGAGCAGAAGAACGCCGCCACCCCCATGAAGGACTGGGCCATCAGCTTCGACGACTTCAAGACGGCCCTGGAGCCCTACACCCTGGACTACACCGCCGAGGTGGCCAAGGGCGACCCGGACGAGTCCCTGGCTGACTTCAAGGCCAAGTTGCAGCAACTGGCCGACCTGTACTGTGAGAAGGGCCGCAAGATCGTGTCCTACTGGACCATGGGTTTCAACCAGCACCAGCGGGGTTCCTGGGTGAACGAGCAGTGCTACATGAACCATCTACTCACCGGTCGCCAGTCCAAGCCCGGCGACGGCGCCTTCTCCCTCACCGGCCAACCCTCCGCCTGCGGCACCGCCAGGGAAGTGGGCACCTTCGCCCACCGCCTGCCCGCCGACATGGTGGTGATGAACCCGAAGCACCGGGCCATTGCCGAGAAGATCTGGAAACTGCCCGCCGGCACCATCAATCCCCAGATGGGCAGCCACTTCGTCAAGATCATGCGCGATCTGGAGGACGGCCAGATCCTGTTCTCCTGGACCCAGGTGAATAACCCCTGGCAGAACACCGCCAACGTGAACCACTGGATCAAGGCTGCCCGGGACATGAATAACTTCATCGTCGTGGCCGACGCCTACCCCGGCGTGTCCGCCAAGGTGGCCGACCTGATCCTGCCTGCCGCCATGATCAACGAGAAGTGGGGTGCTTACGGCAACGCTGAACGCCGCACCCAGGTCTGGCGCCAGCAGATCATGCCTCCCGGCCAGGCCCGCGCCGACATCTGGATGATGCTGGAGTTGTCCAAGCGATTCAAACTCAAGGACGTGTGGGTCGCTCAGCCCGTGCCAGGCCTAAAGGATGGCTTGCCCGATGTGCTGCCCGCCGCCCAGGCCATGGGATACACGCCCGAGTCGACCCTGTATGAAGTGTTGTTCGCCACTCCGGAGAACAAGAAATACAAGTGGCCTGACAATGCCGTGGCCAGCGGACATGGCAACCATGTGGCCGACTTGCTCAAGGATGGCTGGTTCCCAGAGAAAGCCTTGTTCGAGGAATACAGGCAATTCGGCAGCGGCCACGCCCATGACCTGGCTCCCTTCAACGTCTATCACAGTGCCAAGGTCCGTGGTCTGCGTTGGCCCGTGGTGGAGAAGGACGGCAAGTGGGTGGAAACTCCCTGGCGCAACAACGAGCAGTACGATCCCTATGTGAAGAAGGGCTCCGGCTTCGATTTCTACGGCAATAACGGCAAGAAAATGGTCATGGGCGACCTGGACAAGCCGGGCGATCCTGCCAACAAGGTGGATATCTCCGGCAAGGCCAAGATCTACTTCCGGCCCTACGCCTCGCCGGTGGAGAAGCCGGATGCCAACTACGACCTGTGGTTGTGCACGGGCCGGGTACTGGAGCACTGGCACTCCGGCACCATGACCCGTCGCGTGCCCGAACTCCACCGGGCCGTGCCTTCCGCCGTCTGCTGGATCAACCAGAAGGACGCGGATGCCAAGGGCCTGAAGCGCAACGACCTGGTGTGGGTGGAATCCCGCCGCGGCAAGGTGAAGGTGCGCCTGGAAACCGGCGGCCGCAACCGGGTGCCCCGCGGTCTGGTCTACGTGCCCTGGTTCGACGAGGGAGTGCTGATCAACAAGGTCACCCTGGACACAACTTGCCCGCTCTCGAAAGAGACGGACTACAAGAAGTGCGCGGTGAAGATCTACAAGGCCTGATGTCCTGACCGAGGCCGAGGTGGCCTGCCACCTCGGCTTCACCCAAGGCTTTTCCCCCGAGAGGGCTTGGGTGAAGTGTTTATCTGCCGCGGTTGCGGTATGGATTGTTGGAAAGAACAATGGCTGAGCAAAGCGTCACGAGACGCGACTTTCTGGTAAAGGCGGCGCAAGGTACTGCCATGGCGGCAACGGGGGGCCTGTTGTGGGTCTATCTGCTGCGTCAGGAGGCCCGTGCCCATCCCTATGCATTGCGTCCCCCGGGTGCCCTGGCCGAGCAGGACTTCAACGCAGCCTGCATCAAGTGCGGCCAATGTGTGAACGCCTGCCCCTTCGACACCCTGAAACTGGCTGGCTCGGGCGGTAGTCTGCCCATCGGCATGCCCTATTTCGAGCCCCGCGATATTCCCTGTTATCTGTGCCCGGATATCCCCTGCATGAAGGCCTGCCCCACGGGGGCCCTATCGCCGGAGTTGAAGAACATCAACGATTCCCGCATGGGCCTGGCGGTCATAGACCTGGAGAACTGCCTGTCCTGGAAGGGCCTGCGCTGCGAAATCTGTCATCGGGAGTGTCCCCTCAAGGGCAAGGCCATCACCCTGGAGTTGCATCCCCGCGCACAGTCCAAGCACGCGATGTTCTATCCCATCGTCAATTCAGACGCCTGCACGGGCTGCGGCATTTGCGAGAAGGCCTGCCCTACCACGGAAGCGGCCATCCGCATCCTTCCCCACCAGATGGTGCAGGGCAAGATCGGCGAGCACTACCGTCTGGGCTGGACCTTCGACACCGAGATCACCCAGGACTTCAAGCCCACCGAGGCGCCGCCCGCGACCGCCCCCGATGCCCCCGTGCCAGACCAGGCACCGGGCATGGACTACCTGAATGAGGGCGGGCTATGAACGACATGGGTGGTTACAAGGTCAGGCCGGATGCCCTGGCATCCGTGGAGAAGCTTCATCAGCGGGGCCTCGGTGCCAGGATATGGTCATGGCGCTATCTGTTCCTGCGCCGCTTTACCCAGTTGGGCATCCTGCTGCTGTTCTTCGGCACGGCCCATTGGGCTTGGCAATATCCAAATAAGACGCCCCTGCTGACGGGCAACCTGAGCGCCTCCGAATTCATTGGCCTGATTCCCATGGCCGATCCCCTGGCTGCCTTGCAGATATTCCTGACCGGTCATGTGCTGACCCAGGAGACCCTGATCGGCGTGGCCGTTGTGTTCGCCTTCTATCTGCTGGTGGGTGGGCGCGTGTTTTGCGCCTGGGTGTGTCCGGTTAACATGGTGACGGACCTGGCCGGCTGGCTGCGCAACCGGCTGGACATCCACGTCCTGATCCATATTCCCCGCACGGTGCGTTATTTCGTCCTGGCCGCGGCCCTTGTCCTATCCGCAGCCACGGGCGTGGCGGCCTTCGAGTGGGTCAGCCCCGTGGGCATGATGCATCGGGAAATCATCTTCGGCGTGGGCTTTGGCTTCCTGGCCCTGCTTTCCATCTTCCTGTTCGACCTGTTGATACTGAAGAACGGCTGGTGCGGGCATCTGTGTCCCCTGGGCGCCTTCTGGTCCCTGGTGGGCAAGGCGGGGCTGGTCAAGGTGCGCTTCGACAAGCGCTCCTGCACCCACTGCGGCGAGTGCGCCAAGGTATGCCCCGAACCCCAGGTGCTGAACCTGAAGAAGCTGGAAGAGCGTGGCCTGGTTTTCTCCGGCGAATGCAGCAATTGCGGGCGGTGTACCGCCCTGTGTCCGGAAGGCAGTCTGGCTTTCGATTTGAGACCCCTGATCCAAAAGCACAATACCCGGGCTTAAGGATTGAGTACCAACGCGTGTTAACCGAGCAAGTTTGTCAAGGAGGACGAGATGGAAAAGAGCGTAAGGAAAGGAGTTCTGTTGGGGGCGGCCATTACCGCGGCCTTCCTGTCCCTGTCCGCATCGGCTGTACAGGATCAGGCAATTCCCGACGATGACCTGGGTCTGTCCAAGACCAGCGTATACGATGTGCCAGACCCGGCCACATTTGAATATGGTTCCGCAGACCCCGGCACGGTGGGCAAGCGCGCTCTCCGTTCGTACCACACCGCGCCCCCCATGGTGCCCCACTCCATCAAGGACATGGTCCCCATCCGTCAGGATTTCAACCTGTGCAAGGACTGCCATGTGGTGCCGGACATGATCGGCCAGAAGATCACCCCCGGGGTGCCCGTGCCGGCTCCGGTCAGCCACTATGTCAACGTGAAGGCTGGCGAGTTGTACATGGGACGCTGGAATTGCACCCAGTGCCATGCGCCCCAGGCCAACGTGAAGAACCTGGTGGTAAACACCTTCAAGAAACCCCGCTGAACGACGTTTTCCCCGCCCTCCAGCCCCGCTATACCGGGGGGTGTGAGGGTGGCGGTTGCAGTTCAGGCGCTGGGTGCCACCGTGTCCTCGGGTGGCACGAGTTGGTGAAAAGCAAAGGCCCGCGGATTCCGCGGGCCTTTGCATTGGGAATGGCGCTTATTCGGTCGCGCCGGGCTTGGCGCCCATTTCCACCTGGCGGGAAGGCGAGATGGTGGATATGGCGTGCTTGAAGATGGCCTGCACCGTCTGGTCGTTGCCACGCAACAGGACCATGTACTGGTCGAAGGATTCGATCTTGCCCACCAGCTTGATGCCGTTCACGAGGAAAACGGAGCAGTGCACGTGTTCCCGGCGCAAGGTGTTGAGGAATTGGTCTTGCAAGTTCTGGCGCTCGCTCATGAGGATATTTCCTGCGAAAAAACGTCCGTGACTATAGCACGAGCGATACTCCACACCTTAATGTGTTCCATGGGTTGGGTTGCATGAAGTACAAGGATTACTACCGCATTCTGGATGTCGCCCGGAATGCCTCCGCTGATGAAATCAAGAAGGCCTACCGCAGGCTGGCCCGCAAATACCATCCGGATGTCTCCAAGGAGGCCGGGGCCGAGGAAAGGTTCAAGGAGGTGAACGAGGCCAACGAAGTCCTATCGGACCCGGACAAGCGCGCTGCTTACGATCAGCTCGGCTTCCATCGACCCGGACAGAATTTCCGGCCGCCGCCCGAATGGGGTGAGCGTTTCGGTGGCGCCCGGGGCGGGGCGGAATTCGCCGGCATGGATTTCTCGGACCTGTTTTCCCAACTTTTCGGCGGGGCAGGGGGGCAGGAGTTTCATGGCCGGAGCGCGCCCAAGGGCCGGGATGTGGAGGCCAGCATCATCCTGTCCCTGGAGGAGGCCTATCAGGGCACGGAAAAGGAGGTCCATGTGCCGGGCAGCGGCAACGTCCGTTTCCGTGTGCCCCCGGGGGCCCTGCCGGGCAAGCGCCTGCGCCTGGCGGGCAAGGGCCAGGCCTCCAGCCATGGTGGTCCCAGAGGGGATGTGTTCCTGCATATCGAAATCGCGCCTCACCGCTTGTATCGCCTTGAGGGCAAGGACATCCATCTGGATATGCCCATCGCCCCCTGGGAAGCGGCCCTGGGCGCCACGCTGCTGGTTCCCACCCTGGCGGGCGACGTCCGCCTCAAGGTTCCTGCAGGTGCGCGTGGAGGACAAAAACTGCGCCTGACTGGGAAAGGTATGCCAAGCCCCAGGGGCAACGGGGACTTCTTCGTGAACCTGCAGGTCGCGATGCCCGGCAAACTTACGGAGGGCGAGAAAGAACTCTATGCCCGGCTGGCGGCCATTTCCGACTTCGACCCACGGCCAGGCTTCCCGAAAGCTTGATCCGCCTGGCCTGGAATGTGCTTAAGTTAACTGATTGACGCCATGCACATCGCGGGTAGCGAATCATGAATATCAGCGCGGTCACCCCCACTGGACTGTTCGCCTACACGGGCGCGCAGTCCGCCCAACTGGAAAGCCAGGCCCAGCGGGCCCTCACCCGGGGCCTGGACCTGTTCATCGACCAGAAATACGACGATGCCATCAAGGAGTTCCGTCGCGCTGTCGCTTTGGCGCCCAACAGCGCCTACGCCGTGGATGCATACAAGCAGATCGCCCAGTCCTATGCTCAGAAGAATGACAGCCAGGGAGCCATCGAGTCTTACCAGCAGGCCTTGAGGATGGACCCCAACAATGCCGAGCTGCGCACGGCCCTGGGCAACGTGTATTACTTCGAGGAACGCTACAGCGATGCTCAGGTGGAGTATGAGCGGGCGGTGCGCATCGACCCCTCCGCCGTCAACCGCTTTTCCCTCGGTCAGGCCTACTTGGCCAACGGCAACTACACCGAGG
Protein-coding sequences here:
- a CDS encoding DnaJ domain-containing protein, whose product is MKYKDYYRILDVARNASADEIKKAYRRLARKYHPDVSKEAGAEERFKEVNEANEVLSDPDKRAAYDQLGFHRPGQNFRPPPEWGERFGGARGGAEFAGMDFSDLFSQLFGGAGGQEFHGRSAPKGRDVEASIILSLEEAYQGTEKEVHVPGSGNVRFRVPPGALPGKRLRLAGKGQASSHGGPRGDVFLHIEIAPHRLYRLEGKDIHLDMPIAPWEAALGATLLVPTLAGDVRLKVPAGARGGQKLRLTGKGMPSPRGNGDFFVNLQVAMPGKLTEGEKELYARLAAISDFDPRPGFPKA
- the napH gene encoding quinol dehydrogenase ferredoxin subunit NapH produces the protein MGGYKVRPDALASVEKLHQRGLGARIWSWRYLFLRRFTQLGILLLFFGTAHWAWQYPNKTPLLTGNLSASEFIGLIPMADPLAALQIFLTGHVLTQETLIGVAVVFAFYLLVGGRVFCAWVCPVNMVTDLAGWLRNRLDIHVLIHIPRTVRYFVLAAALVLSAATGVAAFEWVSPVGMMHREIIFGVGFGFLALLSIFLFDLLILKNGWCGHLCPLGAFWSLVGKAGLVKVRFDKRSCTHCGECAKVCPEPQVLNLKKLEERGLVFSGECSNCGRCTALCPEGSLAFDLRPLIQKHNTRA
- the napG gene encoding ferredoxin-type protein NapG, with the protein product MAEQSVTRRDFLVKAAQGTAMAATGGLLWVYLLRQEARAHPYALRPPGALAEQDFNAACIKCGQCVNACPFDTLKLAGSGGSLPIGMPYFEPRDIPCYLCPDIPCMKACPTGALSPELKNINDSRMGLAVIDLENCLSWKGLRCEICHRECPLKGKAITLELHPRAQSKHAMFYPIVNSDACTGCGICEKACPTTEAAIRILPHQMVQGKIGEHYRLGWTFDTEITQDFKPTEAPPATAPDAPVPDQAPGMDYLNEGGL
- the hfq gene encoding RNA chaperone Hfq, translated to MSERQNLQDQFLNTLRREHVHCSVFLVNGIKLVGKIESFDQYMVLLRGNDQTVQAIFKHAISTISPSRQVEMGAKPGATE
- a CDS encoding nitrate reductase cytochrome c-type subunit, with the translated sequence MEKSVRKGVLLGAAITAAFLSLSASAVQDQAIPDDDLGLSKTSVYDVPDPATFEYGSADPGTVGKRALRSYHTAPPMVPHSIKDMVPIRQDFNLCKDCHVVPDMIGQKITPGVPVPAPVSHYVNVKAGELYMGRWNCTQCHAPQANVKNLVVNTFKKPR
- the napA gene encoding nitrate reductase catalytic subunit NapA, which produces MGLSRRDFLKTSIAASTAATVGMPLSKQAEAAVKQSEAGWQWDKSVCRFCGTGCGIMVATKGGRIVATKGDPDAPVNRGLNCVKGYFNGKINYGKDRLTQPLLRMTNGKFDKKGKFTPVSWEQALDIMEEKMRWAMKEKGPTGISIFGSGQYTIHEGYTAAKLMKAGFRSNNIDPNARHCMASAVVGFMQTFGIDEPQGNYDDIEHTDTAVLWGANMAEMHPILWSRITNRRLTHKNMRVVNLSTYGNMSSDIADLEIIFSPSGDLAIQNYIAREIVKRDAIDHDFVKKHTQFATGPYDIGYGFRPKNVEKFASAAEMEIYKNEKVRVLDKHEAIGQRKKEGEAVEQKNAATPMKDWAISFDDFKTALEPYTLDYTAEVAKGDPDESLADFKAKLQQLADLYCEKGRKIVSYWTMGFNQHQRGSWVNEQCYMNHLLTGRQSKPGDGAFSLTGQPSACGTAREVGTFAHRLPADMVVMNPKHRAIAEKIWKLPAGTINPQMGSHFVKIMRDLEDGQILFSWTQVNNPWQNTANVNHWIKAARDMNNFIVVADAYPGVSAKVADLILPAAMINEKWGAYGNAERRTQVWRQQIMPPGQARADIWMMLELSKRFKLKDVWVAQPVPGLKDGLPDVLPAAQAMGYTPESTLYEVLFATPENKKYKWPDNAVASGHGNHVADLLKDGWFPEKALFEEYRQFGSGHAHDLAPFNVYHSAKVRGLRWPVVEKDGKWVETPWRNNEQYDPYVKKGSGFDFYGNNGKKMVMGDLDKPGDPANKVDISGKAKIYFRPYASPVEKPDANYDLWLCTGRVLEHWHSGTMTRRVPELHRAVPSAVCWINQKDADAKGLKRNDLVWVESRRGKVKVRLETGGRNRVPRGLVYVPWFDEGVLINKVTLDTTCPLSKETDYKKCAVKIYKA